The sequence below is a genomic window from Kiritimatiellia bacterium.
GCATCACGTACTGGAGGGTGCCGGCCAGGGAACAGGTCTCCGAGAGCGCGTAGGTGAGTCCGGCGGAGAGGTTCAGGTCGTTCAGCGCGGCGCTGTCGTTTACGATGGCGTCGCCTTCCTCGCCCTCTTCCGGGGAGAAGCTGAAGTAATACTCGTTGTAATCCGCGCCGCCGAAGCCCAGGGATGCGCCCAGGTCCAGCGAGAGCTTCTCTTCCATGAAGGCCAGACTGTGCCCGATGGCCACCTGCGCGTAGAAGTCCTCGACCTCATCGAAGTCGTAGAACAGCGTGACGGAGGGGGCCAGCAGGACGTCCGCCTCGGCCGTCAGGAACAGCTCGCCGGTGTTCTCCGCCGTCTTGAGGACATAGTCCACGATGCCGACCTCCAGGCTGGCCGTTTCCCCCAGATCGCGGCTGTAGGAGACGGTGAGGTCCACCTCGTTGAACTCGCCCTGGTTGTCCAGATTGTCCGTCAGGTCCATGTTGGCCCACGTGTTGAACGAGAGCCCGCAGGGGCCCGAGACGGTCAGCGACGGCTGGAACACCGGCTCGTCGTTCAGAACCTGCCCGCGCCACACGTAGTGCGAGAGGACGCCCAGGCCCAGTTCCGCCTCCGCCGCCCAGCTTCCCATGGCGGCAGCCAAAACCACGACCAGCGCCACGCCTGCCTTCATCATGCTTTTCTTCATCGCGTATGCTTCTCCTGTTTTTTATCCTGTGTACCATGCTCCCGGTGCGCCCCGGCCCGACCACGGCTTTCTCCGTGCGCGACCCTGGCTCCGGGCCCGGCCAGGCACATGCAATCCCCATGCCACCCGGCCGCCTCCATCGCACCGATTATCCCTGTTATGACAGGTATGGCAATAGAATATGATTAAACCAAAAAGTTGATCGAAAAATTATAAGTAACAATAATGAGTGCACACTAAATCCATAATGACAATACTGTAACTTTAAATAAAACCGACTGCCGTTGCACGAGGGCGAGGTGGCGGGGACCGGACTCGGTGGAAGGGCGAAAAAGGGCTGGTCAACGGCGGCTCGCTTTTCTAGGCTGCTTTTGAGAGGTGGAAGCCCTGATCGGCACGCCTCTTCCGGCACGCGGTGCTCCGGAGAAAGAGGCTATGAAGACAGGCCGGTGGATAGGCATCGCGGTGCTGTGGGAATGGGCCCGGGTCGTCGCGCTGGCCGGCCTGGCCCCCGGGGAGACTTTGATGCCAAGCAAGGTGGAAACCATGATTACATTGCCGTCGCCGGTGGCCGAGCGTCATTGCGAACTCAATCACGCCCTGCAGTTCCGCCGATCCACGCGGGAATTCAAGGACGAGCCCATTTCGCTGGCCGAGGCCGGGCGCCTTCTCTGGGCGGCGCAAGGTGTCACCAGCCTGGGCGGGTTCCGGACAGCGCCTTCCGCCGGGGCCTTGTATCCCCTGGAACTCTATCTCGTCGCCGGCCGGGTCAGCGACCTCGAGGCGGGCATTTACAAGTACGAGCCGACCAAGCACGGGCTGGTCAAAACGATGAGCGGCGACCAGCGTACCAAGCTGGCTGCGGCCTCGCTCGGACAGCTCTGGATGAGCCAGGCTGCGGCGATCCTCGCGTTCAGCGCCGTGCCGGAGCGGACCACCCACCGGTACGGGGACCGCGGGCACCGCTACGTCTACATGGAAGTCGGGCACGCGGGCCAGAACGTGTCGCTGGAGGCGGTCGCGCTCGGGCTCGGCACCGTGGTCGTGGCGGCCTTCTCCGACGACGAGGTGCGGAAGGTCCTAGGGCTCCCGCACGGCGAAGAGCCGCTCTACCTGATGCCCGTGGGCCGGAAGTAAGCGAGCGCATGGCTAGGCCCCGGTCATCCCCCAGGAAGAAACCCGCCCGGCGCCGCGCGCCCCCCGCGGGCCGGACGATCCTCTTCGTCGCTTCCGAGTGTGCGCCGTATGCCAAGGTCGGCGGCCTGGCGGACGTTGTGGGGGCCCTGCCCAAGGCGCTGCTCCGGATGGGCCACGAGGTCCGCATCGTGCTGCCCCTGTATGCCTCGATCGACCGCGCGCGCCACGGGATTCGGTTCCTGCAGACCTCCTGCGTGCACATGGGCAACGGCGAGGAGCAGTGGGTCGGCGTGCACGAGGCGACCGCGGACGGCGGCGTGCCGGTCTGGTTCGTGGACTACGACCGGTTCTTCGGCCGGCCGGGATTGTACGACGAGGCCGGCGGCGAGTACGGCGACAACGCGTTCCGCTTCGCCCTGCTGTCCAAGGCCGCGACGCAGATCTGCAAGGACACCGGCTTCATCCCGGACGTGGTGCACGCCCACGACTGGCCCACGGCCCTGGCGCCCGTCTTCCTGAAAACCTGGGACCGCATCCTCTCGCCGTTGTCGGCGACGGCCTCGGTGCTGACGATCCACAACATCGGCTACCAGGGCGTGTACCACGCCAGCGCCTTCCCATACATCGGCGTCGGCTGGGAGCATTTCGCGCCCGATCGCTTCGAGGACCACGGCCAGGTCAACCTGCTCAAGGCGGGTGTCGCCTTCGCCGACGCGCTGACCACGGTGTCCCCCGCGCACGCGAGCGAGATCCTGGACCCGGTCGGCGGCATGGGCCTGGCCCCGCATCTCTCGGCCCGCCGCGGGGAACTCACCGGCATCCTGAACGGCGCCGACTACGAGCATTGGAACCCGGAGACGGACCCGTTCATCCCGGCCCACTATTCCCTGAAGGACCTCTCCGGCAAGGCCGCCTGCAAGGCCGACCTGCAGCACCGCATGGGCCTCGCGGCGCGCCCGGACTGGCCGCTCTTCGGCATCGTGTCCCGGTTCGCCCCCCAGAAGGGGTTCGGGCTTCTCGCGGAAGGTCTGCCGGAGGCCCTCAAGCAGATGCTCTTCCAGGTCGTGGTCCTGGGCACCGGCGATCCCTGGATGGAAAATTTCTTCCGCGCGCTCTCCGCCGCCTGGCCCGGCCGCGTGGCCTGCCACATCGGGTTCTCCAACGAGTTGAGCCACTGGATCGAGGCGGGCTCCGACTTCTTCCTGATGCCGTCCCTCTACGAGCCCTGCGGCCTCAACCAGATGTACTCCATGAAATACGGCACGCTCCCGGTCGTGCGGGCGACGGGCGGCCTGGACGATACCGTGGAGAACTACAACGAGAAGACCGGCGCGGGCACCGGCTTCAAGTTCTGGGAGCCCGCCGCGTCGGCCGTCCGCGACACGATCGGCTGGGCCGTCTCCACCTGGTTCGACCGCCCGCAGCACATCGAGCGCCTGCGCCGGAACGCCATGCAACAGGACTTCTCCTGGGCGGCCTCGGCGGCCGAGTACGTCAAGGTCTACGAGCGCGCCATCGCCGCCCGGCGAAGGGGCTGACCGTCAGCGCAGATTGTACCGGCCGGGCGCAATGATTCCGTTCGGATCGAGGACGCTCTTCAGGTCGCGCGCCGTTTGCCAGAACGAATCCGACTCGTCCAGGATGAGGTCCATGGACTGGCTGCCGACGCGATACGGGGGGAATCCGCGCCGGATGAATTCCCTGGTCAACTCGTCATTGCACGCGTGCGCGGCGGCGGTCCGCTCGGCGGAGTTCCGGTCAAACGCCAGGTTGATCACGCACTCCATCGCCCGATCGTCCACCAGGTTCAGCGTGACGAACGGCGTGAAACCATGCTTTTCGAATACGAGCGTGGTCAGGTCCATTCCTTCGCGCACCCGAGCGCCTTCCGCCGGCAGGAAGGGTACGCAATACAGGAGTCCGCAGTGCCCCTGGTCGGGATCGTCGCGCTCCGAGGAGGAGTTCTGCCCCAAAGGCCAGCTCACGCTCAACATGGGGGCATCCGTGGGCACGCCGCGCGCCAGGCCGTAGAGCGGTTCGGCGGCCTTCAGGATGGCGCGCTGCCGGCGGACCCACGGGATCCATGTCAGACGGGATGAAAGCCGGTCTGCCCAGGACAGGACCCGGTCCGTCATGAAGAGGGGCCGGCAGAGTCCGCGCAGGCGCCGGCGTATGAGCCCGCGTGCCTCCCGAAGCTGTCCCGGCAGGCCCGGGATGCCCGCCACGGCGCTCCAAGGGCCGAACCCCTGCTGTTCCAGCAGGTGCTCGGCTGTGCGTCGGCGTTCCGCCTCCGGGGCCTTCATCCACGTGGACAGTTCGCGGTATACAAGCGGGGCCATGGCGATCCGGGTGCGGTGCCGGTTGCCGATATGGGCGACGGCAGTCAGCACTCCGTCCCTCCGCAATTCCGTGAGCGCCTCGACGAAGGGGGCCAGGTGTTCTTCGCGCTTGATTCGGGCGATCAGGACCATGCCGGCGGCCGGGACTGGCCGGAGATCCACGGCGGCGGAGGTGACGATCCCGAAGTTGGACTGGAAGAACAAGCCGTCCAGCGCCGGGCCGATTCCGTGGCGATACAGGTGGGGGGTCAATGCCGAGGCATAATGACCGAAGCCTGTGCGGAGGACCGAGCCGTTTCCGAGCACGATCTCCATCCCGGAAAGACTGTCCGCCTTGCTGGAGAAGTACCCGATGCCGCGTTCCAGGGCGTTGCCGATCAGGCTGGTATCCGCCGCGGAACCCGTCACGTTGAGCTGCAGGGCAAGGCCCTGTTGCCGCAGGTGCTCGTAGAGCTGCCGCTGGGTTACGCCCGGCTCCACGACGGCATAGTGATACCGCGCATTCACCGCACGGATGCGATTCAACCTCGAAAGATCCACGATCACGGTCCCGTCCCTCGGCGGAAGCCGGGAGCCCAGGCCCCAGTTGTGGCCGCGGCTGATCGGGTAGAGGGGGATGTCGCGGGCATTGGCGATTTCGACGATCCTGCGCACCTGCCCGGTATCCGAGGGCCGGAGGACGGCGGGGATAGAGCGCCGCAGGCCGCTGACGTTGGCCTCGTACGCCGCCCGCTCGGACGGTTGGTCGAGGACTTGATCAGCCCCCAGCGCCTCGCGCCACTCGCGCAACGCCATCGACAGGTTTTCCGCGATCATCGTGCGCGAGCCAGCATGTAGAAATGTCTCCGGCTTGTCCAGACGATCCCGTTTTCTCATCCGCGACGCCCGGCGGGTCAACAGGACAGGGGGATTGCAAGGGTGACCGTGGTGCCCGCCCCGGGTTGGCTGGCCATGGTCAACGTGCCACCATGATCCTCGACGACCTGCCGGGCAATGCGCAAGCCCAGGCCGACCGAGCCACCCGGGTCGTTGCCCGCCGCTGACCGTATGTCGGCCAATTTCTCGGATGACATGCCGCGGCCGTTATCCTGCACTTCGATGAGTGCGTGATCCTGCTCCCGGCGAAGGTTGATGAGAACTAATCCTCCTTGCCTTCCCCGGACCGCCTCGATGGCGTTGACCATCAGGTTCTGGATCGCCCGCATCAGGGACAGCCGCAGGGCATGGACCTGCACGTCGTGGGCATCAGTCTGTACCCGGATCTCCGCGCCCTGCAGCAGCGCCCAGGAAGACATGCCGGCGGCCAGTTCCTTCACGAGTTTCAGCACGTCCACGGGTCCGCGGGAAATGTGAGTATTGCGGCCTTCCGAAGTCCATGTGTCGGCCAGTTCCTTGCACCGCGAAACGCTGGTCTCGATCATCTCTATGTAGGAGCGCGTTGCGGGCCACTTGTCACCCAGGAGGGGGCCCGCTTCGCGCAGTTGCATGGAAAGCAGTTCCACGTACCCCAGCACCAGGGTCAGGGGATTGCGGATATCGTGTGCGAGTTCGGCCGCCCGGCTGCCGAGGGATACAAGCGGGTCGTTCTGGATCATCTTTTCCTGCAGTTTGTGATTCAGCAGGTTCAGCTCGTTCTCCGCCTTGCGCCGGCGCCGTTCCACATCCGTGTGCAGGACGCTGCGCCGGACGACGTTCAGCATCTCCGGGGCGTCGAAGGGTTTCTTGAGGTAATCGCTCGCGCCGAGGCGCACGGCCTCTTGCGCCGTCTCCAGGGTGCTGTAGCCGGTAAGGAGGATGATCGCCACGTCGCCATCCAGAACCCGCATTTCCTTCAATCCGTCGATGCCGTTTTTTCCCGGCATACGGATATCGAGAATCACGGCCGAAGGCTTTTCGTTTGTCAGCAGCGTGGTTGCGGCATCCACGCTGTCCGCGCACAGGACCCGGTACTCGTTCTTGAGCAGGATGCGGAGGCTTTCCCGCGGGCCATGGTCGTCATCCACCACCAGCACGGTGGGCATAGTCTGGGACAGGGGCGATGGTTCCATCAGAACGTGTACCCGTAAGAGAAGCCAAGCAACTGCGAGCAAAGCTCGTAGGAGCCGTTGAACAGGGGTTGAGGGCTGGATGTGACGTTGCGGTCCTCGAAAAAGCTATAGGCATAAGCCACGTCGAAGCGATGATGATTCCATGTGTACCCCGTGCCGAGACTGACCACGTGGCGATCCGCGTCCGGCAGGGTGGGGGCCAGCGTCGGGGAGGGGATAGGACTCTCGATGAACAGGTAGCCGCCTCGCAGAACCCAGTTCTCGGTCACGCGCCAGTCGGCGCCGACGCCCAGGGTCCAGCTGTCTTCCCACTGCTGCGGGATGGTCGTCTGGGGCAACAGGGAGTTCAGGACCCCGGCATCCAGGATCAGCCGGTCGTACCGCGAAAACTCGATCCATTCCACATCCGCGCCGAGGCGGAGGGTGTCGGTAGCCTGGAAGCCGTAGCCGGCAGCTATCACGGAAGGGAAGCGGATCGTGGTGTCAAAATCGCTCGAGGAGGGCAGAGGGAAGCCGGCCGGAAGACCGCTGACCGAAAAGTCTCCGTCGTAGTCGATATCCACCGGTGCGCGGTAGACCAGGCCCAGTACCTGGCGCGGGGAGCACTTCCACTGCAACCCGGCATGGCCGCTCACGCCGGCGCCCTCGGCGTCAAAGCGGGCCTCGCCATCCGGCAGCAGCGGGATGCCGACGGCCTGCGACCAGGGGAAGATCTGGCGGAGCGTGAAATCGGAAAACAACAGGTCCGCGGCCAGTCCCAAGGAGAAGGTGTCCGTAAGTTGCAGCGCAAAGGCGGGCGAGACTTCCAGGGTCCGCAATTCCGCCCGGTACGGAGCGGCATATCGGAAGAGACTGTCCTGGCTCCACTCGGTGGACTGGCCGTAGGGCGAGGATAGACCTATCCCGGCGGCATAACGACCGTCGGACAGGGCCGCGACGGCATAGAGAGCAGGAAGCCAGGCGGGGTCGTTTCGCGTCTCGACGTGATCGAAAGGCGGGACGGCCGACTTGAACTCTGCGCCACCGTCCACCATGGTCAACGAGGCCAGAACTTCAGTCCTGTCCTGCCAGGCCAGCCCGGCCGGGTTGTGGGAAAGCAGGGAAGCATCGTCCGTGAGGGTCAGTTTTCCGCCCGCATGTCCAAGCGCCGCAGCTCCTTCGGGTGGATTTCTAAACCCGCTGGAGAACGCTGGTTCCATGGCTGCGGCCGTGCAGAGAATACATATGCTTGCGATCCTTGTCCTGAACCTGTTCATCCGGTGTTTCCTTTTATAAGCAGCAACCCTGATTTCGCGGACCGCTTCTTTCTACCGCAATGTTGCTGCCGTAAGCATGTGGCATGCCATTAGCTCGTTATGCCGGCCTGTTTGCAGGATTTCTCCTACATCGCTAAATTAAAAGATGCTCCGATGAGTAAAACAACATCCGGAATCCGGCTTCAGTGTCCAGAATTGTTCAGCCGGTGCTCATTTTATGCCGATCACTACGCCATGATCGCGCACAAGTCGATGGGTTAGAATCCGCGAGAAACCGGCCTCATTCATCCATGTGGCATATTCATTCCACGTGTAAAGCATTCCCTCTCCGGTGGCCAGCGTGAGGAAATAAGGCGAGCCCATGGCCGCGCTCAAGGGCCCTGTGCCGTCGTTGTGTTGCATCATGTTGAAGACAATGGCGACGCCATGGGGCGGTAATGTGCGGCAGGCCTTTTGGAGTAGAGCCTTGTTCTTCTCCGCGGACCAGATGGTCATGAAGTGGGCGAACAGAATGGCATCCACGCCGGCGGGAAATTCGTCAAGGAAGCCGTCGCCCTCCACGGCGGCCAGTCGGTCCGCATATCCGGCCTTTCGGATATTCTCCCGGGCGATCCGGCATACCGTTGGCGAGTCAAACACCGTCGCGCGCAGCGACGGATAGCACCGGGCCAACTCGATGATGTTGGAGCCGTTACCACCCCCGACATCAAGCAGATGACGAACCCGGGAAAAGTCCACGGCCCCGGCAAGCATCCGGTTGGATTGCACGGAAATGCTCTCCATGGCGGCCTGGAATATACTTTCCAAGTCGGGATCATGGGTTAACCGTCCGTAGAGAGTGCTCTCCGTCCCTCCAAACTCCGTGAGACCGGTATTGGAGCCGGCCTTCGCGGCGTCGAAGAAGTGCGCCATGGCCCGGTAGTTGATGAAGTGCTGCCAGAGCACGACAGGCACGATATTCCCCGGTTGGGCCCGGTCCAGCAACCGCGCGGCGAGCCAGGTGTTGCTGTAGTTCTCCCGCCGCTTGCGCAGGAGGCGCAGCGCGGTGCAACCGAGAAGGAGAATGCGTGCCGGCTGCTCTCCAAGACCAAGTTCCTCCGCCACCTGGGCAAGCGTCATGGCCTTTCGCCGGGCGAGCAGGGAAAACAGATCGAACCGCACCGCCGCGGCAAGGGTCTGGAAGTAGATGTGTCCTCCCATGACCCTGTATAGATTGTCAGACGTCCTTTTCAGGAGCGTCGCCTCCGCCAACCGCCGGAGCAAGAGCCGGATGGGATGTCGCACGAGTTTCATGGAATTGTAAACGAACACGGATCTTCTAATTAATCATCGCGGATGTGGCAAGAACCGTTTTACAATAAAACGCCTTTTCTTGCGTAAAGAGTGAACAAAAGAGTGCAGGCAATTGCTTATAACTGTTGACGGCGTGTACATAAATGCTCATCCTGATTCCGCTTAAACGGTAAGGTGCACTGCCCATGGTATTGCGGCTTCATAGTGGTTTTGCCATGCGAGGGGGAGAGGGGGAATGAGTCGGGCGCAGCGAGTGGTGGTTACGGGCATAGGTGTCGTGGCTCCGAATGGCATAGGCAAGGAGGTTTTCTGGAGGAATCTTCTGGCGGGTATCGGCGGCATCGGCCCGATCACGCTTTTTGATCCGACAGGTACGCCCTGTACCGTCGCCGGGGAAGTCCGGGATTTCCGTCCGGAGGATTTCATCGAGCCGCGGATGAAACCCCGGCGCATGTCGCGTTGTACACAGATGGCGGTGGCGGCCGCGAAGATGGCGCTGGAGGATTCCGGGCTGGATGCGGGACCGTTGAAGAAGCACTTTCCGTTACCGCTGGTCATGGGCGTGAGCACCAGCGCGCCGGACATGTGGGAGGCGCATCGCCGACAGATTGAGCGGAGGGGCCCGGGCCAGGGGCCTCCCTATATCATCGGCG
It includes:
- a CDS encoding FAD-binding oxidoreductase; the protein is MRKRDRLDKPETFLHAGSRTMIAENLSMALREWREALGADQVLDQPSERAAYEANVSGLRRSIPAVLRPSDTGQVRRIVEIANARDIPLYPISRGHNWGLGSRLPPRDGTVIVDLSRLNRIRAVNARYHYAVVEPGVTQRQLYEHLRQQGLALQLNVTGSAADTSLIGNALERGIGYFSSKADSLSGMEIVLGNGSVLRTGFGHYASALTPHLYRHGIGPALDGLFFQSNFGIVTSAAVDLRPVPAAGMVLIARIKREEHLAPFVEALTELRRDGVLTAVAHIGNRHRTRIAMAPLVYRELSTWMKAPEAERRRTAEHLLEQQGFGPWSAVAGIPGLPGQLREARGLIRRRLRGLCRPLFMTDRVLSWADRLSSRLTWIPWVRRQRAILKAAEPLYGLARGVPTDAPMLSVSWPLGQNSSSERDDPDQGHCGLLYCVPFLPAEGARVREGMDLTTLVFEKHGFTPFVTLNLVDDRAMECVINLAFDRNSAERTAAAHACNDELTREFIRRGFPPYRVGSQSMDLILDESDSFWQTARDLKSVLDPNGIIAPGRYNLR
- a CDS encoding SagB/ThcOx family dehydrogenase; protein product: MPSKVETMITLPSPVAERHCELNHALQFRRSTREFKDEPISLAEAGRLLWAAQGVTSLGGFRTAPSAGALYPLELYLVAGRVSDLEAGIYKYEPTKHGLVKTMSGDQRTKLAAASLGQLWMSQAAAILAFSAVPERTTHRYGDRGHRYVYMEVGHAGQNVSLEAVALGLGTVVVAAFSDDEVRKVLGLPHGEEPLYLMPVGRK
- a CDS encoding TorF family putative porin, which translates into the protein MKKSMMKAGVALVVVLAAAMGSWAAEAELGLGVLSHYVWRGQVLNDEPVFQPSLTVSGPCGLSFNTWANMDLTDNLDNQGEFNEVDLTVSYSRDLGETASLEVGIVDYVLKTAENTGELFLTAEADVLLAPSVTLFYDFDEVEDFYAQVAIGHSLAFMEEKLSLDLGASLGFGGADYNEYYFSFSPEEGEEGDAIVNDSAALNDLNLSAGLTYALSETCSLAGTLQYVMLLDGDIEDAAEAVYGEKDAVYGGVTLSRAF
- a CDS encoding methyltransferase domain-containing protein — its product is MKLVRHPIRLLLRRLAEATLLKRTSDNLYRVMGGHIYFQTLAAAVRFDLFSLLARRKAMTLAQVAEELGLGEQPARILLLGCTALRLLRKRRENYSNTWLAARLLDRAQPGNIVPVVLWQHFINYRAMAHFFDAAKAGSNTGLTEFGGTESTLYGRLTHDPDLESIFQAAMESISVQSNRMLAGAVDFSRVRHLLDVGGGNGSNIIELARCYPSLRATVFDSPTVCRIARENIRKAGYADRLAAVEGDGFLDEFPAGVDAILFAHFMTIWSAEKNKALLQKACRTLPPHGVAIVFNMMQHNDGTGPLSAAMGSPYFLTLATGEGMLYTWNEYATWMNEAGFSRILTHRLVRDHGVVIGIK
- the glgA gene encoding glycogen synthase GlgA — protein: MARPRSSPRKKPARRRAPPAGRTILFVASECAPYAKVGGLADVVGALPKALLRMGHEVRIVLPLYASIDRARHGIRFLQTSCVHMGNGEEQWVGVHEATADGGVPVWFVDYDRFFGRPGLYDEAGGEYGDNAFRFALLSKAATQICKDTGFIPDVVHAHDWPTALAPVFLKTWDRILSPLSATASVLTIHNIGYQGVYHASAFPYIGVGWEHFAPDRFEDHGQVNLLKAGVAFADALTTVSPAHASEILDPVGGMGLAPHLSARRGELTGILNGADYEHWNPETDPFIPAHYSLKDLSGKAACKADLQHRMGLAARPDWPLFGIVSRFAPQKGFGLLAEGLPEALKQMLFQVVVLGTGDPWMENFFRALSAAWPGRVACHIGFSNELSHWIEAGSDFFLMPSLYEPCGLNQMYSMKYGTLPVVRATGGLDDTVENYNEKTGAGTGFKFWEPAASAVRDTIGWAVSTWFDRPQHIERLRRNAMQQDFSWAASAAEYVKVYERAIAARRRG
- a CDS encoding response regulator; the protein is MEPSPLSQTMPTVLVVDDDHGPRESLRILLKNEYRVLCADSVDAATTLLTNEKPSAVILDIRMPGKNGIDGLKEMRVLDGDVAIILLTGYSTLETAQEAVRLGASDYLKKPFDAPEMLNVVRRSVLHTDVERRRRKAENELNLLNHKLQEKMIQNDPLVSLGSRAAELAHDIRNPLTLVLGYVELLSMQLREAGPLLGDKWPATRSYIEMIETSVSRCKELADTWTSEGRNTHISRGPVDVLKLVKELAAGMSSWALLQGAEIRVQTDAHDVQVHALRLSLMRAIQNLMVNAIEAVRGRQGGLVLINLRREQDHALIEVQDNGRGMSSEKLADIRSAAGNDPGGSVGLGLRIARQVVEDHGGTLTMASQPGAGTTVTLAIPLSC
- a CDS encoding TonB-dependent receptor — translated: MEPAFSSGFRNPPEGAAALGHAGGKLTLTDDASLLSHNPAGLAWQDRTEVLASLTMVDGGAEFKSAVPPFDHVETRNDPAWLPALYAVAALSDGRYAAGIGLSSPYGQSTEWSQDSLFRYAAPYRAELRTLEVSPAFALQLTDTFSLGLAADLLFSDFTLRQIFPWSQAVGIPLLPDGEARFDAEGAGVSGHAGLQWKCSPRQVLGLVYRAPVDIDYDGDFSVSGLPAGFPLPSSSDFDTTIRFPSVIAAGYGFQATDTLRLGADVEWIEFSRYDRLILDAGVLNSLLPQTTIPQQWEDSWTLGVGADWRVTENWVLRGGYLFIESPIPSPTLAPTLPDADRHVVSLGTGYTWNHHRFDVAYAYSFFEDRNVTSSPQPLFNGSYELCSQLLGFSYGYTF